From the genome of Candidatus Cloacimonas sp.:
CATAAAAACATAAACATTATAAGGTATTTTATTAATTCGAGAGGCAAGAGCGAAGCCAGTTCCGGCAGATAAGCCCTGTCCCAAATTACCACTACTCCATTCGATTCCGGGAACCCGTCTTTCAATATGCCCTTCAAAAATACTTCCCAGCAAACGATATTGAGCGATTGCCTCCTCCAGAGGAAAATATCCCATCAATCCCAAAGAACTATAAACGGCGGGAGAAATATGTCCATTACTAACTATAACTCTATCTCTATCTGGCATTTGAGGTAGGGAAGGATTATGTTTTATTGTGTTATAAACACACAAAAGCAAATCTATAGAGGACATTGAGCCCCCTGGATGGCCTGCACCGGCAAGAGTGGTCATTGTTAATATGGCTTTTCTTGCTTCTTTTGCTTGAACTGTAATTCTATTAATCAATTCTTTATCATCGGATTTCATTTATTGTTCCTTTCTTAAAATTTCCCAAACCAAAAAAGTATATCCCCTTCACCAACTTCTCTTTTGATGAAGGGGACTTAAAAAAATGGTGGAGCATAGCGGGATCGAACCGCTGACCTCATGACTGCCAGTCATGCGCTCTCCCAGCTGAGCTAATGCCCCAAATAAAAATTCACAATCTTAAAGAGCATTACTTCACAGAGGCGGATTTCTGTCAAGCAGAAAATTTGCTCAATTTGTGCCTGGAAAGAAAATTGGAATGGCCAAGACGCACTTTGGCACTTAATTTTCTCCCCTCCCACAATCTTAGTTTTGTTAACTTGTTCGTAACCAAGAGAATGCTTTAATGCCTCAGTAACGCTTCCGTAACACTGCTGTTGTTTCGTTACGGAATTGTTACTGATTTGTAACGGTAACATAAGAAGATGATGCTTTCAACCTAACAGGGAAATTTCGCTGTGGTGTGTGCAGCATTAAATGACGCAGAAAGCACTATTTTGGAGCAATTAAACAATAAATGAGGGATAAATTATCCTCCCAAGTTCCCTCTTCCAAACTATTTTTCGGTTTTATATCCTGGCAAAAAAGCTCCAATATGCACTTTGTTTTGGGCTAAAATATCCTTTCATTCACTTACTAACCGTTACCTTTGCAACATTGTGCTGGAAATGATGCTAAAAGGGTAAAAAGCGAAAGTTATTGACAAAATATACCCTATCTAAGTTTTGGAATTTATCAAACGGGGTGTAGCGCAGCCCGGTTAGCGCACCTGCTTTGGGAGCAGGGAGTCGGAGGTTCAAATCCTCTCACCCCGACCAGCGTAAGATATTCATAAATGGGCGCTTAGCTCAGATGGGAGAGCACATGCTTTACACGCATGTGGTAGGGGGTTCGAGTCCCTTATCGCCCACCATTTTCTGTTAGCAAAATTAAATAGGAAGAATGTAACAAGCGGTGATGTATGAAGATAGCAATCACAGGTGCCAATGGATTCGTAGGCAGCAATTTGGTAAAACACTTTCTTTCTACCGGTTTTGAAGTTAAAGCCCTGATTCGTGCAAGTGCATCTTCAGCTTTCATTCCCCCTCAAGCTCAAATCGAAAGGGTGGATTATAATAATCCTATTTCGCTTAGCACAGCTCTTAGAGGTATAGATATTATAATTCATAATGCGGGAAAAACCAAGGCATTAAATTCGGAACAAATGTTTAAAGCCAATGTGGGAATAACGGAAAAAATAGTGTCAGTAATGAACAATCTCCCTGAACAACAGCAACTTATCTATCTTAGTTCCCAGGCAGCAACCCTTCCTTGCCAAAATAATGTTCCCCTAAAAGAAGATGAACCTTGTGCTCCTATAACCTGTTATGGAAAAAGCAAACTTGCCGCTGAACAGATGATCCAAAAACAATGTAAGAAAAATTACACCATCATTCGTCCTTGTTCAATTTACGGTTGTGGAGATAAGGATTTCTTGCAGCTCTTTAAAATGGTTTCCTGGGGATTTGGTTTTAAAATTGGACGCAAAGATAAACTGCTCAATATGATCTATGTATCCGAATTGGCACAGTTTGTAGAACTTTGTGTTAATAACCCTGCTGCCTATTCTCAGATTTTTTTTGCCACTGATGGACATATTTACCGTCAAAGTGAAATTGTAAAAGCAATAGCCAAAGCCCTGAATAAAAATCCTGTTGTAATAACCATTCCAGAATTTTTAGCGCTTCCGGTTTTTTATGCAGGTGATTTATATGGCCGAATTTTCCATAAAGAAGTAGTAATCAATCGGGAGAAAATGAAAGAAATTATGGCGGATGCCTGGCTGGCAGATATTGGAAAAGCAAGAGAGATTCTCCATTGGAATCCTATTGCCAATTTAGAAGAACACTTAAAGGAGACCGCAAAGTGTTATCGCGCTTTGGGTTGGCTATAATTTTAGTTTTTTTGTCAGTTCCCTTTTCGGCACAAGAAATTGGGATGGAAAAGTCAGAGGTGGAAGATACTTTACAGACCATAACCGAAAAAGCGTCCCAAACCGAAATCGAAAATTGGCTTAAAACTAACCGAAGAGGCATTGATGATACGGTTTTCAGTTCAGCCCCTCTTAACATAGAAAAAGGAGATTTGTATAAAAACGGTTTTTTTTATGTAGGTCGTTCCAACCTTAATATGCCGGAAAGAAATGGTTTTGAAACATTCTCAAGTATTTTGTCACCTTCATTGTATTACGGATATTTTAATTCTCTTTATCCAGCAAAAGAATTTAATCGCACGGTAAACTTCCAAAATAGAAACTATCCTTTTGCACCGGTGCTGACTACTGTTCAGGCAGGTTTGGGAGATTATGATCATCATTATGTGCATCTAAATTTGGCAAAAAATGAACTGTTATCCTTTACGGATCTGGAATATCAGGGCGAAATACTTGCCCAAAATGGTTTTTGGACTGATATTACATCCACTGAGACCTCTATGAGACACTATCTTTCTCATCAAGGAAATTTACTAAATTGGGAAATGGAATATGCTAATTTCCGTAAAAAAGTAGCTATGTATGAACTTCTTCCTATCTATTGGCAATCAACCAATTTTCCAATTGACTATAAGTTACAACAATTTTATGCCTCTTGCGGCTTGCCCTGGATATATATAAAACTGCTGAATGAATCCGAAAATGCCAATGCTACTGAATTTTATACAAAATATAAACGCAGTTCTACCCGTTTGCAATTAAATTTGAAGCAAGAAATCGCCTTCTTACAATACAAAGTAAAATATGAACATAATTGGCAGAAAGACGATTTTCCGTTTATTGGATACTACGATGCGGAAAAATATGCCGATAAAATTGCAACTTGTCTGGAAATTGATAGCCCCGTTAATCTGGATCTTACAGCTGACTTTTTGGATTGGAAACGCTTTAGGTTATTTTCAGAAGTATCATACAGAATACGAAATTGGGAAATGAGCATAGCTTATAAACAATTGGCAGGAACTGATCCTTCCCCTCAAAAAGTGAAGGATATCTATAATGTTAATCAGGAATTGGATTTGATAGATATTTCCAATCGCCAACAAACATCCGTTCAATTCTGCTATAACTTTATGAATATCAAACCTATGCTTGACATAGGCATAAAAAACATCACCCAAAAAGCAGATTCTACTTGGCTGAATGTTGATAAACAACAACCCTTTCTTCGCTTGGCAATGGAGGCAAATTATACTTGGAAGAATTGGTTAATAACAGTAAGTCCAGAATGGATAGTTAGCAAATATTATCAGACATTGACCGAAAATCCCGAATACCGCTTTCAAAGCGTTCAACAAATTAAACATCTCTTCCCCTATGATAATGCCGTTTTCGCTGGTTGCAGTATTTATGGTCATTCCGAATACTATACTGCAAATGCCGCAAACCCATATTTGATAGAAAGTTCAACTATTTTAGACGCTTGGGCGGGCATTGATATAGGAAAATTATTTGAACTGCGGGCTGGTGTTAAAAATGCACTATCGTCCTCAATATATGGCGCTTATCCTGTTCCGGCGTCAGTTTTCGTAGATGTTTTGTGGTTGTATTTAAACTGAGGTCGAGGGGTCGAGAGGTGGAAAAGAGAGATAATGTTTCGTTGGCATCAGAAAATTCATATGCTTGCTCCTGTTAACTAAAGCGGAATTCCGTAACTTTAAAAAAAACTGACTGCTAAATGTTACATTACCTTATACCGTTTTTTCTTGGTTATCTATGCAAGCTGTAAGAGTTCCTGCATAGAACCTGCTTGACAAAAATATGCCGATAATTTTATCTTGAACTTATCTTTAATAAGGGTTAAGTAAATAAAAAATGAGATTATTGGAAACACACGCTCATCTTGATCATCCCGATTTTGACGAAGATCGGGAAAATATCATCAGCAAGTGTTTTAACAGCGGAATTGAATATATCATCAATGTCGCTTTCAATAAAGAAACGGCATTCAGTTCTTTAGACCTGGCAAAAAAACACTTGCACATCTTTTCTACCGTTGGTTTTCACCCTCATGATGCGGTTGATTTTGATGCCGAAGTAGTGAAAAAACTGGCAAGAGAAAAAAAAGTGCTGGCGATCGGAGAAATCGGGTTGGATTTTTTCCGTAATTTATCTCCCTTTACAGTTCAAAGAGAGGTATTTGCCAATCAGGCACATCTTGCCGTAGAATATGATTTGCCTGTTATCGTGCATAACAGAGATGCTCATCAAGAATGTTATAACATCCTAAAAAACAATCAAGTTAAGGACGCGGTATTTCATTGTTTTACTGGTGATATTGTATTTGCTCAACAGGTCTTGGATGCCGGTTGGATGATTTCATTCACGGGTAATATTACTTATTCCAATTCCAATCTGGATGATGTTATTCGAATAATTCCTTTGGATAGATTTATGGTGGAAACCGATAGTCCTTACTTGCCTCCCCATCCACATAGAGGAGAAAGAAATTCTCCCCTTTTTCTGCCTTTGGTCGTAGAAAAAATAGCGCAAGTGAAAGAAATGAGTCCAAATGAAGTAGCAGAAATAGCTTTTAACAATGCTTACAAATTTTTCCGAATTCCACCCGATCCGGTGAAATCTTCACACCATAAAGCAAAACACAAGAAATTATAAGTAATGCACTAAAATCCATAATGTTATGACTATAAAGTTAAAGGATATATAATGAAAAAGGCAGCTACTATTATCTGCGGGTTAATCTTATGTATATCTCTTAAAGGGGGAAATTCCATTTTTTCTTTTTATGGTTTCCCCGTTCAGAATTATGGAAGAGATATTTACAGTATGGGAATGGGCGATACAGGAGCCAGTGATGTTTTTCGGATAAATACAGGATATGCCAATCCGGCAATGTTTAACAGGGATAAATATACATTGTTTTCCACTGGAATGGTTTTGGGATATACTCAATACAAGTCAGATTATGATAATGTAATGCATAAATACAGAGATGATTCTTTGGATTTTCCCTATTTTAATGTCAGCGTTCCCATTGGTAGAAATCGGGTGGGGGTCCAATTTAATTCTTACGCTTCCGGTTTAGTAACCAATTATCGATATCTTCCTGATAATTCAATCGAGTCACAAACCAGCGATAAATATCTTTACAAAGCCGATCTGATCTATAGTTATGCTTTTTCAGAAGTAAATCTGGGAATTAGTGCTAACTATTATTTCGGGCATGATAAACGCTATTTTTCGCAGACAGGGAATTATGCAAATTTTGACACCCGAGAATCATTATTGATGGATTTTAAGAATCCCAGCTTTACTGTAGGCGCAATTAAATTATTTGATAATTATAGCGTCGGTGCTCATATTTGTGCACCCGTAACTTTAAAAGGAGAACTTATCCGTAGCTGCATTCATAATA
Proteins encoded in this window:
- a CDS encoding NAD-dependent epimerase/dehydratase family protein, with protein sequence MKIAITGANGFVGSNLVKHFLSTGFEVKALIRASASSAFIPPQAQIERVDYNNPISLSTALRGIDIIIHNAGKTKALNSEQMFKANVGITEKIVSVMNNLPEQQQLIYLSSQAATLPCQNNVPLKEDEPCAPITCYGKSKLAAEQMIQKQCKKNYTIIRPCSIYGCGDKDFLQLFKMVSWGFGFKIGRKDKLLNMIYVSELAQFVELCVNNPAAYSQIFFATDGHIYRQSEIVKAIAKALNKNPVVITIPEFLALPVFYAGDLYGRIFHKEVVINREKMKEIMADAWLADIGKAREILHWNPIANLEEHLKETAKCYRALGWL
- a CDS encoding TatD family hydrolase, which codes for MRLLETHAHLDHPDFDEDRENIISKCFNSGIEYIINVAFNKETAFSSLDLAKKHLHIFSTVGFHPHDAVDFDAEVVKKLAREKKVLAIGEIGLDFFRNLSPFTVQREVFANQAHLAVEYDLPVIVHNRDAHQECYNILKNNQVKDAVFHCFTGDIVFAQQVLDAGWMISFTGNITYSNSNLDDVIRIIPLDRFMVETDSPYLPPHPHRGERNSPLFLPLVVEKIAQVKEMSPNEVAEIAFNNAYKFFRIPPDPVKSSHHKAKHKKL